The nucleotide window gcagagcGGTCTCCCCACAGGCCGATCCTGCAGGCTGGTCTACCAGCTAATCGTACCGTAGCAGTGGGCAGCGACGTGGAGTTCGAGTGCAAGGTGTTCAGTGACCCGCAGCCTCACATCCAGTGGCTGAAGCACATCGAGCTGAACGGCAGCCGCGTTGGTCCTGATGGTTTACCGTATGTCCGCGTCCTCAAGGTAGGAGCTCACTCTGACCGGTCCCACGCCCAACTTCTGCATGTGTTTCTACAAAAGTAACAACTTCGGATTTAAACGTTATCATAACCAATGCTGTAAATGACTCAGTAATGTGCACACTTCTGTGAAGGCCAAAAATATGATTTGGAGGGAATTTTTATACACAGATTTCCACATTATTTCCTGAGGAATTGGTAGAAATTTCTCCCAATAACCCCACacaaatgtaatgggttcttctaTGCCTCGTCCCTCCACCAAGCTTGGcacacagttcagttcagtaCTTTTTGCACAACAGTATTTGATCATTTGTAATAAACGTTAGGGTAACTGAAATAACCTACACAAACCAAAGATATTGTGTCTAGAGCCCGGCCGATTTATCAGTCGGCAGATATGAGCCTTTCAGACATATCAGTGTCCATGTTTGCTGATAGATGCACTATGTAGAAAAGATATGCATTCATGTTAAGCtatcattaacattttatttgtatgtctTCCAGTatatcagtttaaaaaaacaaacaatgtttttaCTCTCTAATATCGACATCAGGCTCCAAACAGCCGTATCGGTCGGGCTCTTATTATGTCTGcttccttttgtctttgctgCACATGACTTGTTTGTATTTCCAGCATTCTGGGGTCAATAGCTCGGACGCTCAGGTGCTGACCCTCTACAATGTGACTGAGGAGGAGAGCGGagaatatatatgtaaagtGTCCAATTATATAGGAGAGGCCAATCAGTCGGCCTGGCTGATTGTCACCAGATATGAGCCCACAGgtaaccaccaccaccaccaccaggcagcagcacagggatGACACAGTGGAGGCACTACTGGGAccacctggaaaaaaaactagGGCCATATAACTCGAGACAACCTcagctgtttctctcctccctcccttcgtttctccctccctctctcctgcctcaGTGCTCCTGACTGTAAATGACGCTATGGAAAATTCCCAGCAGAACAGTTGAAAGTGTTCGCTCTCAGGTTTATGTTGGACCCGCTCTCATTCCTGCCCCATGCCTGTGCCCTCCTAATAAGGGCCTCTCTTGCCATCCTCTTCTATTACTCTCGCTCCCTTGCCCTTCAAAGTCGTCAGTGTGCGGctcacagactctctctctctcctttttgttttttccagctgTCCTCCTCTACTTACCTATGTTTCACAGACCTCCTGTTGTTTGTCTGATGCTCACATAGTTGGCAAAAGTGTGAGTGAGAGTTTTGAGTGTGGCCTGTTCTGCTGCGGAGTTTTCCATGTTGCCCATCTCTTGCATGTAGAGATGAGACTGAGGTATTTGATGTGGTGATGGGGTGGACCAATGTGACTTAACCTaaccagctcctccactaacGGATACTGGAGGGCTCTTCCTGACAGAGTCCTCTCCTGGGGGCTCTCTGTGGTACCTTCTTGGCAGATGGTTTTGGATCGTGGAGGAGAACGCTCCTCTGTcacccttttctctctttcagaaTCCTTTACTCATGGTTCTCTTTCCCTCTTGGGCCTCTTGTTGGGTCTGCTTCCTTTGTTATTTTCTAGACCGCTGGCCTTAACACCACGGACAAGGAAATGGAAGTCCTCCAACtgagaaatgtgtcttttgatGACGCTGGGGAGTATACCTGCTTGGCGGGCAATTCTATCGGGTTCTCTCATCACTCTGCATGGTTGACCGTTTTTGAAGGTATCAGTagttctgtctcttttctatattttctacCATTTCCTTTTCCAACTCCAGCCTGGCTGTCCCTCTTCACATTTTCCAGAATGAGGTCTTTTCTGACTTTATTTCTGTAAAGAAATTGTGAACGGAAGCCAGGGCAAGTTATAATTACTAAaccctcccctctccctgtgCTCAGCATGgctcctgctccatctctctaGATGGATGTGCACTAGGCCATGCTCTGCTGTTTCTTAAATGAAATCTCAGAATGCCAAACAACCCATTAGGCGTCTTCCTACCTGGTtaatcaatacaaataaatcaacatatAAAAAAGagcattatttttaaaaacgaGCTCATATAGATGTGTACTTAATTGTTTAAGCCAAGTAGATtatcaggaggtagagcgggtcgtccaccaaTTGGACgccggtggttcgatcccaggctcctccagtctgcgtTTCAgtgggcaagacactgaactgtGTGTGAAGTGCTATGTAAAAGTGTTGTTTGGCAGCTCTGATCAGATTTCACTTTGAACTTTCTCCACTATTCTGCTCTATAATTGGTGTTTGCATTTGATTCGGTGTGAAGCTGATTTCCTTTGACAAGCGCTACAAATGACATGTATTActgatgtcatttcctgctGTGAGCACAGCGGCTGGCTTTGATAATTGGCTCGCTGTAGTGGATGTCTCTCATTCCTGAAGGTTGGAATGGGCATTTGTCCAATTATCATGCTGCTTGTCAGTCAGCCTCCTCGCACAAGTGCAGCTCACTTGTGTTGCTGGTGTTGGTTTGGGGTGGAACGGCACACTTCAGTAAGTTCGGGGACCCTTGGTTTGGGATGAATTGTTCTACTTGTAGTTGCTTTCAACACAATAAGTTGCGTGGTATAATATCCCACTAACATAAGACAACAATATTCCAGCGATTTTTATTatgtaatatttataaataaataaatgtggatcTAAAAAATGCAAAACCAAGGAATAATTTCAGGCTCTGTAAAATCAAATGAGAAGTTAGAATAACTCCAGAATTTATATCTACTACTGAACAAAGGTTTGtgtttcataaataaaaatgtgcattGAAAGTATTTATAACAATGCACCAGGCAGGAATGACAGCAGTTTACAGCAGGAATTAAAAGGTATTGTTAAACATTATACTagatgtgatttttaaaatgtataaatataaagtacaaTTAACTAAAGCATAATGAAACAAATAGTAACTAAGGCCATCGGTAGATTTATGTAAAAACAGATTCATAGTTAGTTCCTGTTCTCAAAACCACATCCCAAGCCAAGCTATGTCCCGAACTATCTATTTCACCTAAATACTGAGTCCGTTACCCCCCCAGTGTTGGTATGAATAAACGTTGGTGTTTTCATTgaatgggaggaaaaaaacaagatctGAATTgattagtttatttttacatgttagCAGTTTTATGATATAATTTAACtcataaatatgttgtttacaTTACCAGCACCAACACACAactcttttaaaaatacaatatgaagGAAATGATAAATTAGACATATCAAACAGTGATTTGAAGTACCCATATTTTGTCAATTTACaggtttattattttaacatgggagtcaacCAGAATAGATTTATTTACGGTTACAAGGGCGATGGCTCCGCCTCACCAATTAATGTCAAGCTAGCTGATTGGCAGacatgttacatgttgtgtgATTTTGACGCTTAATGTTAAAAAGCAAAGAATACAAACGAGGTGTTCTAGGCTCTTCAGGAGCAATGTCTTCTGTGTGACAGCTTTGCTGTGGactttttacattcacaaaaagcGATGATGcactatattaaaaaaaaacgtaaaagcATAATATGGGGACTTTAAACTACTGTATGAGCTCATGCTTTGAAGTTAGACCTACATTTAGACATGAACTGTGAGCTGGATTGTTGTAGAAAattattttcagtgtttgaaaCCGTGTGTGTAAAGTGTTGATTGTTTAAAAGTCAGATCCTTTGCACACTGATACACACTTAAACTTAACCATTACTTACTAACATAAGCAAATCAGATATATATGTttgtaattaaaacatttttctaaatcaaacaCTGTTAGCTTGTGTACTGCAGAATCTGGGTTTAGTAGTGATTCAAAGAGATTAGGTCTGCATCCATCCTAATACATTTCAGTATTATAAAGGCATTTCTCCGTCCATACTAATACACCTGATAAGTACATTATCATTCACATACCCTGGGCTTGTGCGCATTGGtttaaacaggaagcagattgttaACCATGTTGCTCtgttgaagaaaatacaaagaacGAGCAATGgtaatggtgaaaagtaagatgAGGGATAAGAACCAATGAGCAAGTGAATGCATCCTCATTTCCAAACTAAAACTGCAAAGCAATATTTCCACACTTCTTATTGTAGGCGCTCGAAAACTGTGGATTCGTGTGGATGGAAGGAGTAAATGTTACAACAGGGATGCGTAGTAAAACTAATATGTAATAGGGGGGATGGAGCCTATGACCACTTCTCACTCAGACAACAAATGTAGAGCTAAACTGTGCACAAGGACTTCACTTCCAATAAGTGTCTGTGTCAAAGGCTCTGGTTTTTAACTgtggcagctgtgtgtgtgtgtgttgtgtggacCAGTTTTGTGGACcagttttgtatttgtgtttctatgTGCGTGAAAGCATGGGTatgtttggtgtgtttgtgtatgtaaaagtgAGTTCATGCCTGACAGCTGACCCCACCCTTCCCTGCCCCCTTTCACCTTGCGTTCCCCCCCCTCACCTAGCTGTTACACACTACCCACCGGCCAGCCACACCTACCTGGAGGTGGTCATCTACTGCGTGGGTTTCTTCTTCATCGCCATCATGATTGCCATCGCCATTATCGTCAAGATTCGCACCTCCTCGAAGAAGAGTGACTTCAACAGCCAGCTGGCTGTCCACAAGCTGGCCAAAAGCATCCCTCTGCGCAGACAGGTAACAGAAAGTAGATAGGGGGTTTGGAACATTTATACCTTTTCACCTCTTCTTTCTGCCACCTCTCAGAATTTTATGAATTCAAAGTTTACTATGTATTTGACTTGTTTAACTCCCCTACAAAATTTCACAGCGGCTAATCGTCTCATAAAACTAAAAGCGTGAGTTCATAAAGCTTTTCAGGTTGATTGTAGAGACTTGAGATCTTGTGCAGAAGGTAAGTTTCCAAGGAATGGTTAGACTCCATGGGCAGGGCACATCAGAGTGCTGTGGGTGGgctttacatatatatatacttatagaTATTTAGATTGCATTCATCTTCTGAACTCTGTTGACTAAATAAGCAGCTGGTGTCTGTTTCATTATGAGGGGAGTAATTTCAGTCTTCTTTACCTCAGGTGTCTGTGgactccagctcctccatccACTCTGGAGTGATGCTGGTTCGCCCCTCCCGCCTCTCTTCCAGTGGATCTCCAATGCTGTCAGGGGTGTCAGAGTATGAACTGCCCCAAGACCCCCGCTGGGAGCTGTCCCGGAGCAGGTACGTGCTGGACAACAGCCTAGTGGCTAGAAAAGGATCTTCTGAAAGGAACAAAATAGTTATTCTGCTTGGGACAGAAGTTCAAAGATTATTTCACTCATcctcaaaaaacacatgtagAGGTGGTTGTGCAAGGCAACTTCTACATTATGTAGTGTTAAACTAGAAGGGTGCTCGGGGAGCACATGCATCCGGCTAGTCCTCTCTTGCCAATAAGAAACATTACCTTGGAAGTAGAGCATCAAAAATTGCCAATCAAAGTGCCAAACTTTATTACACACATAATACAGACTCCACTGATTGTCAACTGTtgtctcttgtgttttcttaccCTCACAGACTTGTTCTCGGGAAGCCGCTGGGTGAAGGCTGCTTCGGTCAGGTGGTGATGGGAGAGGTGCTGGGTCTCGACAAAGAGAAGCCCAACCGGGTTTCCAAGGttgcagtgaaaatgttgaaatgtaagTTGGATCTCAGTCATGTGAGTGTGCAGTCATTATGGATTGACGGATACTGAGAGTAATTAGATCTGGTGGATCAAGTTTTCAGAGAGGAAAAGTCTTGTGTAGAATTTAATGGACGCCTTAAGTCCAGGCTCTAGGAAAACGTCTCCCACACTGATGAGCAGACACTAAGAGACCTTGGATCCCAGCCACCATGCAAATGAGGGCAGAGTAAAAATTTACGAGGACCCTTGACATCCCATATTAAAGAAGTGTTTATTCAAATGCACAAATGGAGTGAGGTTGCAGAGGAAGTAGTTGAAGTGCCTTTCCCAAGGGAGCATTCTTCAAGACAAACGGGAGCCAGACTCTGCAGGAGTGTACATCCTcttcactgtgatgtttgtgaGTCCTTGTTGGAACAGCACATCAGCTAATTACTCATGATTTATTTCCTTCTTCCTGCAGCTGATGCCACAGAGAAAGACCTGTCGGACCTGATATcagagatggagatgatgaagatCATTGGCAAGCACAAGAACATCATTAATCTGCTGGGAGCCTGTACACAGGACGGTAAGACCAGACACAGGGGGGCCTGCTGCTGACCCTACCAACACACACTTCTGACCCACAGCGCCACATTGAGCTTGAGAAAGCATGAGAAATGATTCTGATGCCAGCTTCTGATCTCATAGTTTGAATCACCCACAGCTGCCACCATTTCTCACCAGTCATCCCTGATGCAACACCTTGAAGTTCCCCTCCAGCAGCTTATTATGTTAAAACTCTCCTTTGTTCCTCGAAATCACATATGCCAAAGTTATGTCAGGAAAAATTCCCCTGATGGGCTTTAAATGGCTTAAATCTAACTCTACACTTCCCTTCCCTGTTTTGTGACTGGGATCTATCATTGTGCAAACATGGCCCCGCCCCTGCTCCCTGTCTGCtcgcccccccccaccctcacagcCCCACCTCTAGCTAACAAGCTTTTTCCAGCCATTGAGCTGGACAGGATTGGTGtcttaggtttgtgacatcacaaaccctgactgtctgaatcagtttttttttccctatTCAAACTCAGCCATGTGGCGTTGACTActtatttgtcttttcataCAACAAGCTTAAAATGGGCACGATAACAAGTTTAAAAATTAGATTTTCACTGAGGCGGTACATTAAGGAAAGCTAACCTCTAATGACCATGTGTTGAACATTACTCTTTGGCCTTCACACTGACAAGTAACGTTTTTCGTTCCACCTTTACCAACTGTTATAACTTTGAAATGCACTTATCTGTTGAAGTATTTATTAGCTCTACCAGTGAGTACAGCTCATTTCCATTTGCTTGGCTGTAACCCCAGATCTTAAACTGTTAGCTGGACCTGTATCAAATTTTCACATTACGTCATGTCGATTTTCACGACTTTGTGACCTTTTTTGCTTCCatcagacatgttttcagtttttaaaataatatttcataatgAGCACATTGCTTTTACTGCATAATTGTCCTGCCAGCACCAAGTGATATTCAGATCTTTGCTGCTACTGTTACTTTTTCCTCAGTACTTGTATCAGCACTGTTCTGACATACTTCAGATGTATCAGTTTAGTCACGTGGCATTGTTTTAAAGTGATCTCTTCTAACATTGTTTTACTTGTTTCCAGGTCCTCTGTATGTGGTAGTAGAGTACGCATCCAAGGGCAACTTGAGGGAGTACTTGAGGGAACGACGCCCACCAGGCATGGAGTACTGTTACAACCCAGACCAGGTTCCTGTGGAGAACATGTCCATCAAAGACCTGGTGTCCTGTGCTTACCAAGTGGCTCGAGGCATGGAGTATTTGGCCTCTAAGAAGGTAACCACAACTTACAGCTATAGACATTCTCAGCCAGTCTGTGACTTATACACAGtcaacaaaagcagcagcacctctctgaaattgttttgaaaaagaGTTTGCACTCATTATTGagagattatttttttgtatttgacaCATGGTTTAATTGTAGTAATGTCAGTCTTTTTTTGTACAGTGCATCCACAGAGATCTTGCCGCCCGCAATGTTTTGGTAACTGAGGACAACGTGATGAAAATAGCTGACTTCGGGCTGGCAAGAGATATCCACCACATTGATTACTACAAGAAGACCACCAACGTGAGTCCTCCTGTCATTCCATTAATGTCActtataaatgtgaaaatgtgctgTGGCTGGTTGTAACATGCAGACCTCTCCCACAGGGTCGTCTACCAGTCAAGTGGATGGCTCCCGAGGCTCTGTTCGACCGAATATACACACACCAAAGTGATGTGTGAGTATTACGAGCCCTTACATTTCCAATTCAGTCTTGTTGCAACGTGAGGAAGACATTTATTGGTGTGtggttctgtctgcagctggtCATTTGGGGTGCTGCTTTGGGAGATCTTCACCCTGGGAGGCTCTCCATATCCCGGCGTCCCAGTGGAAGAGCTGTTCAAGCTGCTGAAGGAAGGTCACCGTATGGACAAGCCCTCAACATGCACGCACGAGCTGTAAGGGAACATTGCACACCTACAATCCAACATGTTTGcatcactgttttctctctttatccttTTCTCTTGAATTTCCTGTTGAAGAAAAATCAAATAACGTAAATAAGTGACCAAATTTAAATGTGCCATTTTGAAAAAGATCTTTCAGTTCACTAGGCATAACAAAGTGTGAAATGATAACTTTCAAGGCCATATCTATGATAAATTTTAACTTGAATAAAAGTTGCATATATAAACATTTAGTTCACATAAATCTGAAAAGAGATGGTATTTGAAGGAGTCATATTCTGCTTTTAATAGCACCAGACAATCTGCAAGACTAGAAAGTGAAGACAAAGCATCGTCACTGCCGTGTCTCATGCTTGCCCcctaaacatttttatttatattaccCTTGTTCTTGTATATCAGACAAATTCCAGGTTACTTAGCAACGTAGGGCTTAACCGGACTGTTTGTGTGAAGGGAGCTACGCATGGAACATAGATGACATGGATTTGTCTGCTCCTCACATGAATTAaactttctttttcaaagtttttattttttagaaattCAATCAAAGATAATCAAAAGCAGAAAAGGTTGACTTTGATGCTGTGAATCTCTGCAGGTACATGATGATGAGGGACTGCTGGCACGCTGTGCCCTCTCAGAGACCCACATTCAAACAGCTGGTAGAGGATCTAGATCGCTGCCTGGCCATGACGTCCAATCAGGTCGGTTTTCCTCTCCTCAAATGCAGAGATTAAGtagaaatgtctgtttttggattcaaaatattgatattcttttctccttttgtgCCTACAGGAGTATTTGGAGCTCTCAGTGCCTCTGGACCAATACTCCCCCAGCTACCCCGACACCCgcagctccacctgctcctccgGCGAGGACTCTGTCTTCTCCCACGACGCTGGAGCCGAGGAACCGTGCCTGCCAAAGTTCCCTCCCCACTCCAACGGGGCAGCCATTAAGAAACGCTGATACCTCATCTCTCCATTtaaacattgacattgacattttctCCGCTCCCTGCCTCGTGGGGTAGGACTCTTCCCCATATTCCCAGAGATGAAGCTAAAAAAACACTGGTGCTCTGTGAGAAAGGAGCTCTGAGTCACCTTGCAGAACTTGTTGGATCACACGGACTGAAGTGTGCAGCAGTTTTCCCAGCTCTCAGCGGTGACAGTGTTTATGGGGCACTCTGTATTAATGGGGAGTGGCAGCTTGTTGGTGTCAGAAAAAAGGAGCAGACACCCACTCTTCTCTCCACTTGGACCCTTCCGTGGTTCAGAAGAATGGAAAGGACCCACTGTGATCATatcacacttttgtttttgtttttttcccctctatgTTTTCATCAGTAGTGAAGGACTATTCTGCTTTTCAGACCAAATCCAGAGAAAACACTACCAAGGGACATAGAGCACCACGGTTCATTGCATCATTCAGTCTATTCTTGTAAATACAGTtagaaaattataaatatgaatatatatttacactgtACTCTTATTTTTAATACCATAAttgctttattttccttttgtacAAGGTGGCTTTCGTTTTGATCCATTTTTGAATGTAGTCATCAGTAGGGGCAGTTGTTACATGAGAATATCTTTAAAATTGCTGAGGATCACATGGCCAGTcatcaatggaaaaaaaaaaaatgtattgggttttgtatttttttttttttttactgtaagtGCTTTTCACGACACAACCTGCAATACAGTGCAAGTCAGTGTTTGGGGTATCTCTCAATGAAAAGAGATggatttaatgaaaatgttgtgtgtgagtttgcgactgtgtgtgtgtgtgtgtgtgtgtgtctgtatgctGGGTCCatgatgaatttttttttttctcaatcaaCAAGTTAATTTACTTCAAGGATGGTCACAACTGTAAATATTCCTGGTTGTACACCatgcttgttttttaaaaaaaaaaaaacctgagtaATTTGCTTCCGTCAACGTCATGCACTTCCACTGTGCATGCCTTCCATGTGATAaacttttactgtaaatgctTTAACAGGAGTTGCGTTTACTGCCATGCAACTTCTGATGAAGGGTTGCAGAACACGTAtgtcattgtaaaaaaaaaaaaaaggattacaattaaataaaatgctATCGAAAAACAAACCGACAGAGCTTTCAGATCTTGAACTCCACTCCATAAACGGGTCTATAAATATCCtgattttcatgtttgtgaTGTAAATCATCTTTACGGCAATGGCCACTTCAATCCCCCACCCATTTAACACGGGTTGCTGGGGGCTGATTAAATATGATAATGCGATGCTGACATCATAAGAAATGTTGGCGAGCTTGCAGAGCCACAGCCGGCAGTAAACATGTAATTTATGTCCGT belongs to Hippoglossus stenolepis isolate QCI-W04-F060 chromosome 9, HSTE1.2, whole genome shotgun sequence and includes:
- the fgfr1a gene encoding fibroblast growth factor receptor 1-A isoform X4, translated to MPQRSEWSSSRREAKGCSSLSRMLMRQSLLLFLALFAQIVRTQGRPANTDEVFLETQAELFTLYLGERLDLSCSAKEQLHAVNWTKDHMVVADGEHTHLRNGQLEIKAVELTDSGLYACTTFGNISLYFNVTVDLASSEDDDEEEESSSEESKLLGSQKLLPMAPQWAHPEKMEKKLHAVPASKTVKFRCQASGNPTPTLKWYKNGREFKRDHRIGGFKVRDHVWTIIMESVVPSDKGNYTCVVENDYGSINHTYQLDVVERSPHRPILQAGLPANRTVAVGSDVEFECKVFSDPQPHIQWLKHIELNGSRVGPDGLPYVRVLKHSGVNSSDAQVLTLYNVTEEESGEYICKVSNYIGEANQSAWLIVTRYEPTAVTHYPPASHTYLEVVIYCVGFFFIAIMIAIAIIVKIRTSSKKSDFNSQLAVHKLAKSIPLRRQVTVSVDSSSSIHSGVMLVRPSRLSSSGSPMLSGVSEYELPQDPRWELSRSRLVLGKPLGEGCFGQVVMGEVLGLDKEKPNRVSKVAVKMLKSDATEKDLSDLISEMEMMKIIGKHKNIINLLGACTQDGPLYVVVEYASKGNLREYLRERRPPGMEYCYNPDQVPVENMSIKDLVSCAYQVARGMEYLASKKCIHRDLAARNVLVTEDNVMKIADFGLARDIHHIDYYKKTTNGRLPVKWMAPEALFDRIYTHQSDVWSFGVLLWEIFTLGGSPYPGVPVEELFKLLKEGHRMDKPSTCTHELYMMMRDCWHAVPSQRPTFKQLVEDLDRCLAMTSNQEYLELSVPLDQYSPSYPDTRSSTCSSGEDSVFSHDAGAEEPCLPKFPPHSNGAAIKKR
- the fgfr1a gene encoding fibroblast growth factor receptor 1-A isoform X1, encoding MPQRSEWSSSRREAKGCSSLSRMLMRQSLLLFLALFAQIVRTQGRPANTDEVFLETQAELFTLYLGERLDLSCSAKEQLHAVNWTKDHMVVADGEHTHLRNGQLEIKAVELTDSGLYACTTFGNISLYFNVTVDLASSEDDDEEEESSSEESKLLGSQKLLPMAPQWAHPEKMEKKLHAVPASKTVKFRCQASGNPTPTLKWYKNGREFKRDHRIGGFKVRDHVWTIIMESVVPSDKGNYTCVVENDYGSINHTYQLDVVERSPHRPILQAGLPANRTVAVGSDVEFECKVFSDPQPHIQWLKHIELNGSRVGPDGLPYVRVLKHSGVNSSDAQVLTLYNVTEEESGEYICKVSNYIGEANQSAWLIVTRYEPTAVTHYPPASHTYLEVVIYCVGFFFIAIMIAIAIIVKIRTSSKKSDFNSQLAVHKLAKSIPLRRQVTVSVDSSSSIHSGVMLVRPSRLSSSGSPMLSGVSEYELPQDPRWELSRSRLVLGKPLGEGCFGQVVMGEVLGLDKEKPNRVSKVAVKMLKSDATEKDLSDLISEMEMMKIIGKHKNIINLLGACTQDGPLYVVVEYASKGNLREYLRERRPPGMEYCYNPDQVPVENMSIKDLVSCAYQVARGMEYLASKKSFFVQCIHRDLAARNVLVTEDNVMKIADFGLARDIHHIDYYKKTTNGRLPVKWMAPEALFDRIYTHQSDVWSFGVLLWEIFTLGGSPYPGVPVEELFKLLKEGHRMDKPSTCTHELYMMMRDCWHAVPSQRPTFKQLVEDLDRCLAMTSNQEYLELSVPLDQYSPSYPDTRSSTCSSGEDSVFSHDAGAEEPCLPKFPPHSNGAAIKKR
- the fgfr1a gene encoding fibroblast growth factor receptor 1-A isoform X3, producing the protein MPQRSEWSSSRREAKGCSSLSRMLMRQSLLLFLALFAQIVRTQGRPANTDEVFLETQAELFTLYLGERLDLSCSAKEQLHAVNWTKDHMVVADGEHTHLRNGQLEIKAVELTDSGLYACTTFGNISLYFNVTVDLASSEDDDEEEESSSEESKLLGSQKLLPMAPQWAHPEKMEKKLHAVPASKTVKFRCQASGNPTPTLKWYKNGREFKRDHRIGGFKVRDHVWTIIMESVVPSDKGNYTCVVENDYGSINHTYQLDVVERSPHRPILQAGLPANRTVAVGSDVEFECKVFSDPQPHIQWLKHIELNGSRVGPDGLPYVRVLKHSGVNSSDAQVLTLYNVTEEESGEYICKVSNYIGEANQSAWLIVTRYEPTAVTHYPPASHTYLEVVIYCVGFFFIAIMIAIAIIVKIRTSSKKSDFNSQLAVHKLAKSIPLRRQVSVDSSSSIHSGVMLVRPSRLSSSGSPMLSGVSEYELPQDPRWELSRSRLVLGKPLGEGCFGQVVMGEVLGLDKEKPNRVSKVAVKMLKSDATEKDLSDLISEMEMMKIIGKHKNIINLLGACTQDGPLYVVVEYASKGNLREYLRERRPPGMEYCYNPDQVPVENMSIKDLVSCAYQVARGMEYLASKKSFFVQCIHRDLAARNVLVTEDNVMKIADFGLARDIHHIDYYKKTTNGRLPVKWMAPEALFDRIYTHQSDVWSFGVLLWEIFTLGGSPYPGVPVEELFKLLKEGHRMDKPSTCTHELYMMMRDCWHAVPSQRPTFKQLVEDLDRCLAMTSNQEYLELSVPLDQYSPSYPDTRSSTCSSGEDSVFSHDAGAEEPCLPKFPPHSNGAAIKKR
- the fgfr1a gene encoding fibroblast growth factor receptor 1-A isoform X2; the protein is MPQRSEWSSSRREAKGCSSLSRMLMRQSLLLFLALFAQIVRTQGRPANTDEVFLETQAELFTLYLGERLDLSCSAKEQLHAVNWTKDHMVVADGEHTHLRNGQLEIKAVELTDSGLYACTTFGNISLYFNVTVDLASSEDDDEEEESSSEESKLLGSQKLLPMAPQWAHPEKMEKKLHAVPASKTVKFRCQASGNPTPTLKWYKNGREFKRDHRIGGFKVRDHVWTIIMESVVPSDKGNYTCVVENDYGSINHTYQLDVVERSPHRPILQAGLPANRTVAVGSDVEFECKVFSDPQPHIQWLKHIELNGSRVGPDGLPYVRVLKTAGLNTTDKEMEVLQLRNVSFDDAGEYTCLAGNSIGFSHHSAWLTVFEAVTHYPPASHTYLEVVIYCVGFFFIAIMIAIAIIVKIRTSSKKSDFNSQLAVHKLAKSIPLRRQVTVSVDSSSSIHSGVMLVRPSRLSSSGSPMLSGVSEYELPQDPRWELSRSRLVLGKPLGEGCFGQVVMGEVLGLDKEKPNRVSKVAVKMLKSDATEKDLSDLISEMEMMKIIGKHKNIINLLGACTQDGPLYVVVEYASKGNLREYLRERRPPGMEYCYNPDQVPVENMSIKDLVSCAYQVARGMEYLASKKSFFVQCIHRDLAARNVLVTEDNVMKIADFGLARDIHHIDYYKKTTNGRLPVKWMAPEALFDRIYTHQSDVWSFGVLLWEIFTLGGSPYPGVPVEELFKLLKEGHRMDKPSTCTHELYMMMRDCWHAVPSQRPTFKQLVEDLDRCLAMTSNQEYLELSVPLDQYSPSYPDTRSSTCSSGEDSVFSHDAGAEEPCLPKFPPHSNGAAIKKR
- the fgfr1a gene encoding fibroblast growth factor receptor 1-A isoform X7, which gives rise to MPQRSEWSSSRREAKGCSSLSRMLMRQSLLLFLALFAQIVRTQGRPANTDEVFLETQAELFTLYLGERLDLSCSAKEQLHAVNWTKDHMVVADGEHTHLRNGQLEIKAVELTDSGLYACTTFGNISLYFNVTVDLASSEDDDEEEESSSEESKLLGSQKLLPMAPQWAHPEKMEKKLHAVPASKTVKFRCQASGNPTPTLKWYKNGREFKRDHRIGGFKVRDHVWTIIMESVVPSDKGNYTCVVENDYGSINHTYQLDVVERSPHRPILQAGLPANRTVAVGSDVEFECKVFSDPQPHIQWLKHIELNGSRVGPDGLPYVRVLKTAGLNTTDKEMEVLQLRNVSFDDAGEYTCLAGNSIGFSHHSAWLTVFEAVTHYPPASHTYLEVVIYCVGFFFIAIMIAIAIIVKIRTSSKKSDFNSQLAVHKLAKSIPLRRQVTVSVDSSSSIHSGVMLVRPSRLSSSGSPMLSGVSEYELPQDPRWELSRSRLVLGKPLGEGCFGQVVMGEVLGLDKEKPNRVSKVAVKMLKSDATEKDLSDLISEMEMMKIIGKHKNIINLLGACTQDGPLYVVVEYASKGNLREYLRERRPPGMEYCYNPDQVPVENMSIKDLVSCAYQVARGMEYLASKKCIHRDLAARNVLVTEDNVMKIADFGLARDIHHIDYYKKTTNGRLPVKWMAPEALFDRIYTHQSDVWSFGVLLWEIFTLGGSPYPGVPVEELFKLLKEGHRMDKPSTCTHEL